A single window of Nicotiana sylvestris chromosome 5, ASM39365v2, whole genome shotgun sequence DNA harbors:
- the LOC138868674 gene encoding serine/threonine-protein phosphatase 7 long form homolog: MDFPPPAHPGPTEDQLLVLQGEHRSSFVREGQLSLHPLRPRRPDDLWEFIGEHPFHARVVARLQATGFYTIFELGRMQLDWSLIMALVERWRPKTPTFHLPTGEATITLEDVQVFYGLHVDGRAVALPQYIRSMTRAQFLNMMRHFTGYRPQGDAGGSRVAFSAIRDHMAFLHPNITDETEDLHIERYTRLALLLLFGCVLFPKTSGSKVSMRFLHHLQELDGLAQYSWGAAVLAYLYRSMCRASMGSAVDICGFLPLLQVTTFLNTLFISLNSIWSK, translated from the coding sequence atggactttccTCCGCCTGCGCATCCCGGACCTACCGAGGATCAGCTACTAGTGTTGCAGGGCGAGCATAGGTCCTCCTTTGTAAGGGAGGGACAACTATCGTTGCATCCTCTCCGCCCCAGAAGACCTGACGATTTGTGGGAGTTCATCGGGGAGCATCCTTTCCATGCCCGCGTAGTCGCGCGCCTACAGGCTACGGGCTTCTATACGATTTTTGAGCTTGGACGGATGcagcttgattggtctctcatcatggccttggtagagcggtggcgaccgaaGACACCcacttttcacttgcccactggagaggccaccatcacgctggaggatgttcaggttttcTACGGGCTGCACGTAGATGGACGGGCCGTAGCACTGCCCCAGTACATTAGATCCATGACGCGTGCACAGTTTTTAAATATGATGAGGCATTTTACTGGTTATAGACCTCAGGGTGATGCTGGGGGCAGTCGCGTTGCTTTCTCAGCCATTAGAGATCATATGGCGTTTTTGCACCCAAACATTACCGACGAGACGGAGGATCTCCATATTGAAAGGTACACGCGGTTGGCGCTGCTCCTACTTTTCGggtgtgtcttgttcccgaaAACTTCGGGGAGTAAAGTAAGTATGCGCTTTCTCCATCATCTTCAGGAGCTGGATGGTTTAGCCCAATACAGTtggggtgctgctgttctcgCATACCTGTATAGGAGCATGTGCCGGGCGAGCATGGGCTCAGCAgtggacatatgtggttttctaCCCCTCCTACAAGTGACAACATTTTTgaatact